From a single Marinilabiliales bacterium genomic region:
- a CDS encoding DUF4974 domain-containing protein: protein MPFNEYAIYINIGMMMGASKTYNGVDTDKAWSRVHGRLMDEGLIPAQDGIPRVTPLSRRISVAAAIVAVIAGWGLGYLLWPEGRGVELMTMRTEADNHTLVRTFGDGSIVYLAGNSVLHYPSVFAADSRNVTFEGEAFFDITERRGQPFVIETGKAIVEVVGTAFNLKSSGEGFELIVEEGSVKVSVADLPGYYELVGEWEMLRGTGSSMEKFPVIDRTYLSWRMNRMQFKDEKLENIASVLSRNYNMQVYFESDALRERRLTVTFADNDIETIARVIASGLGLDYELLSEPGILFSERN from the coding sequence TTGCCTTTTAATGAATATGCAATTTATATTAATATTGGAATGATGATGGGAGCGAGCAAAACATACAACGGGGTAGATACCGACAAGGCCTGGAGCCGGGTTCATGGAAGGCTTATGGATGAAGGACTTATACCCGCTCAGGATGGAATTCCCAGGGTGACCCCGTTGTCACGCAGGATCTCGGTGGCTGCAGCCATTGTGGCTGTCATAGCCGGATGGGGACTTGGTTACCTGTTATGGCCGGAAGGCAGAGGGGTTGAGTTAATGACAATGCGGACAGAAGCTGACAATCATACCCTGGTGCGGACTTTTGGTGACGGCAGCATAGTTTATCTTGCCGGCAATTCGGTACTACACTACCCGTCAGTATTTGCGGCAGATAGCCGTAATGTAACCTTTGAGGGAGAGGCTTTTTTTGATATTACCGAGAGAAGAGGGCAGCCCTTTGTAATTGAAACAGGAAAAGCAATTGTTGAGGTTGTAGGTACAGCCTTTAATCTCAAATCGTCAGGTGAGGGCTTCGAACTTATTGTTGAAGAGGGCTCGGTTAAGGTAAGTGTTGCCGACCTGCCCGGTTACTATGAATTGGTGGGAGAATGGGAAATGCTCAGGGGAACGGGCAGCAGCATGGAAAAATTCCCGGTCATTGACAGGACATATCTTTCGTGGAGAATGAACCGGATGCAGTTCAAGGATGAGAAGCTTGAAAATATTGCTTCTGTACTGAGCAGAAATTATAACATGCAGGTCTATTTTGAAAGTGATGCATTGAGGGAACGAAGGCTTACCGTAACTTTTGCTGATAACGATATAGAAACTATAGCCAGGGTCATTGCTTCAGGCCTTGGCCTGGAT